From a single Anomaloglossus baeobatrachus isolate aAnoBae1 chromosome 4, aAnoBae1.hap1, whole genome shotgun sequence genomic region:
- the LOC142301044 gene encoding histone H2B 1.2 produces the protein MPDPAKSAPAPKKGSKKAVTKTPKKDGKKRRKSRKESYAIYVYKVLKQVHPDTGISSKAMGIMNCFVGDIFERIAGEASRLAHYNKRHTITSREIQTAVRLLLPGELAKHAVSEGTKAVTKYTSAK, from the coding sequence ATGCCTGATCCCGCCAAGTCCGCCCCAGCGCCCaagaagggctccaagaaagccgtgaccaagactccaaagaaggacggcaagaagcggaggaagagccggaaggagagctatgccatctacgtgtacaaggtgctgaagcaggtgcaccccgacaccggcatctcctccaaggccatgggcatcatgaactgcttcgtcggtgacatcttcgagcgcatcgcaggggaagcctcccgcctggcgcactacaacaagcgccacaccatcacctcccgggagatccagaccgccgtgcgcctgctgctgcccggagagctggccaagcacgccgtgtccgagggcaccaaggccgtcaccaagtacaccagcgccaagtga
- the LOC142302261 gene encoding histone H3 produces the protein MARTKQTARKSTGGKAPRKQLATKAARKSAPATGGVKKPHRYRPGTVALREIRRYQKSTELLIRKLPFQRLVREIAQDFKTDLRFQSSAVMALQEASEAYLVGLFEDTNLCAIHAKRVTIMPKDIQLARRIRGERA, from the coding sequence ATGGCCAGAACTAAGCAGACCGCCCGTAAATCCACCGGAGGGAAAGCTCCCCGCAAGCAGCTGGCCACTAAGGCCGCCAGGAAGAGCGCTCCCGCCACCGGCGGAGTGAAGAAGCCGCATCGCTACCGGCCGGGGACTGTCGCTCTCCGGGAGATCCGGCGCTACCAGAAATCCACCGAGCTGCTGATCCGGAAGCTTCCCTTCCAGCGCCTGGTGAGAGAGATCGCCCAGGACTTCAAGACCGATCTGCGCTTCCAGAGCTCGGCCGTCATGGCCCTGCAGGAGGCCAGCGAGGCTTATCTGGTGGGGCTGTTCGAGGACACCAACCTGTGCGCCATCCACGCCAAGAGGGTCACCATCATGCCCAAAGACATCCAGCTGGCCCGCCGGATCCGCGGGGAGAGGGCGTAG
- the LOC142301045 gene encoding histone H1.2-like, with the protein MAETAPAAAPPPAEPAAKSKKQPKKSGAAKKSSKSSGPSASELIMKAVSASKERSGVSLAALKKLLSAGGYDVEKNNSRLKLAIKALVNKGSLLQVKGSGASGSFKLNKKQETKDKAAKKKPAAVAKPKKPAAKKAAKSPKKPKKAPAAAKKSPKKAKKPAAAAKKAAKSPKKPKKAAKPKAAKSPAKKAAKPKAAKSPAKKATKAKKPATKK; encoded by the coding sequence ATGGCAGAGACCGCACCGGCCGCCGCTCCTCCTCCCGCCGAACCGGCCGCCAAATCTAAGAAGCAGCCTAAGAAATCAGGTGCCGCCAAGAAAAGCAGCAAATCCTCCGGTCCCAGCGCCTCCGAGCTGATCATGAAAGCCGTGTCCGCCTCCAAGGAGCGCAGTGGGGTGTCTCTGGCCGCCCTGAAGAAGCTTCTGTCTGCCGGAGGATACGATGTGGAGAAGAATAACAGCCGCCTGAAGCTGGCCATCAAGGCTCTGGTCAACAAGGGCTCCCTGCTCCAGGTGAAGGGCAGCGGCGCCTCCGGGTCCTTCAAGCTGAACAAGAAGCAGGAGACGAAGGACAAAGCGGCCAAGAAGAAGCCCGCAGCTGTGGCCAAGCCTaagaagccggcagccaagaaAGCGGCCAAATCTCCGAAGAAGCCCAAGAAGGCTCCGGCCGCGGCCAAGAAGAGCccgaaaaaggccaagaagcccgCAGCAGCCGCCAAGAAAGCGGCAAAGAGCCCCAAGAAGCCAAAGAAGGCGGCAAAACCCAAAGCTGCCAAGAGTCCGGCTAAGAAGGCGGCAAAACCCAAAGCTGCCAAGAGTCCGGCTAAGAAGGCGACTAAAGCCAAGAAGCCCGCGACCAAGAAATAA